The Brachyspira hampsonii genomic interval GTTCATTTCCTGCATATCATTATAGTTAATACTTTTTTTCAATTTATCAATCATTAGAAATATTACCTTTTTAATAGTATTTGATTAACTTAATTAATTTACAATAAGTATAAATAAAACTTTTTTTTAGTCAATAATATAAAACTATATTTTTATTAAAATAGCTCCTCTCTGTCTGTAAATGCTATCAAATAATTACTGTTCATATCATTTGACTGTTCAATAGCTTTAAAATTACTCAAAGATATTGAAAGCTCTTTAGGCTCTATTGCGGGGAATGACGGACTTCCTCCAACATCTGAACTTACAAACACAAATGGATAATCTTTATTTTTAAATCTTGTTTTTGATGATATTATAAATGACTGCCTGTTTCCATTTAAAACCCTGTCATAAAAAAGCTCTTTTGACTGAGAATTAAAAACTGCATTGCCTGAAAAACTAAGTGTAAACTTTGAATTTGGAAATCCGTATCTTTTTGCTGAAATATTAAACTTCTCTTCTTTAGTCCATTCAAATGATAAAGAAACATCACTTACAGAGGAAGCCTCTGTTCCATTAATAAAAAGTTTGGTAGGATATTTTGAAGTCTGTGCCATTACAACATCTCTTTCTTCCGCCCTCTCTTCATATAAAACTGAATCTTTCTCTATTATCTCTTCATCTAAAGCCCATAATGAAGAGGTTATTTCTGTCATAGCCTTATTTGCAAAATTAAAATTTATTGATTTACTCTCACAGCCTATATATTGATTTCCATCCATATTCTTTGAACTGTCATACAAAGCTATATTATAATACTGTGCCTCTCCAAATCTCGGAGCTATTATACTTTGATATTTTGGATATTTCTTTTTACTCTCTTCTGTAAATACTCCGCTCTCTATAAGTCCTACTCTTTTAAAGCTAAGTAAATATTCTGTTTTATTATTTTCAGTATTATACTCTTTTAATTCATTTATTATATTGGTAAAATCAATTTCGTCTTCTTCACTTCCTGTTAATAAAAATGCTTTTACATTTGTTATTTTATTTAAAGCATCAATCAAATCTTTCTGCTTCATAGAAGTATAAACATCAATAAAATTACTGCTGTAACCATTATCTTCTTCTATTATAATTTCAAGCATATTAATACTTTCATCTTCTGAAGACTTATTAAATCTAACAGCAAAATTATTAAAAGAGTTAATACATAGTATATTTCCTGATGTTTCTTTTGTATGCACATTAGCCCATATTAAGCTCGCATAGTATGCATTAGAATTTGGAAAAGCTCCATAGGAAATATCTCCTGCATAAGTGGTAGCTCCTGCATAACTTTCAGAAGAAGGAGCACCTATATATTCTTTACTCATTGATTCTGTAGTAGGAGTAAGTCCAACTTGAGATGGATATATTAAATATTTTCCTTTAACATCATCAGAAGAGAAATCTATTTTTTCATCTCTATTTTTTGTCTTTGCT includes:
- a CDS encoding phage tail protein, with translation MSIFDLKGNLMNDEDGLKVVSGSSYKVRIAKTKNRDEKIDFSSDDVKGKYLIYPSQVGLTPTTESMSKEYIGAPSSESYAGATTYAGDISYGAFPNSNAYYASLIWANVHTKETSGNILCINSFNNFAVRFNKSSEDESINMLEIIIEEDNGYSSNFIDVYTSMKQKDLIDALNKITNVKAFLLTGSEEDEIDFTNIINELKEYNTENNKTEYLLSFKRVGLIESGVFTEESKKKYPKYQSIIAPRFGEAQYYNIALYDSSKNMDGNQYIGCESKSINFNFANKAMTEITSSLWALDEEIIEKDSVLYEERAEERDVVMAQTSKYPTKLFINGTEASSVSDVSLSFEWTKEEKFNISAKRYGFPNSKFTLSFSGNAVFNSQSKELFYDRVLNGNRQSFIISSKTRFKNKDYPFVFVSSDVGGSPSFPAIEPKELSISLSNFKAIEQSNDMNSNYLIAFTDREELF